A genomic region of Raphanus sativus cultivar WK10039 chromosome 6, ASM80110v3, whole genome shotgun sequence contains the following coding sequences:
- the LOC108811961 gene encoding type II inositol polyphosphate 5-phosphatase 14, with protein MDTVIIEPDEREALSSLVPSHPPPPRKTHSYVEQHEPKPQHHPIRKYSLDEGSKSATAEPVYFDSSDGQFSTEAVATVDDGGTGGNVEDHCIITPPSKPAPQHGGEIAGHGGGGGEEDIEPLPEFMGAGGGVDVFKVPVRAAVNPGRPPCLEIRPHPLRETQTGKFLRNIACTESQLWAGQENGVRFWNLEEAYEVGYGVGGQVRRGDEDTAPFHESVAISPTLCMMIDHGNRLVWSGHKDGKIRAWKMDQAVTNTAEDSKPFKERLSWQAHRGPVNYIVISSYGDMWSCSDGGLIKIWTFDSLEKSLVLKAEEKHMAALLVERSGIDLRSQVTVNGTCSISSSDVKFLLADTVRAKVWAVQHLSFSMWDAQNKELLKVFNIEGQVENRVDGAPTQGQQVEETKTKFFSTPKKDKSQGFLQRSRHAIMGAAGAVRRAATRSTGAFAEDPRKVEAIAIAADGSIWTGSMNGVIAQWDGNGNRLREVNHHQQAVLCFCTFGDRIYVGYASGYIQILDLAGKLVASWVSHNEPVIKLAAGGGFIFSLATHGGVRGWYVTSPGPLDSVIRTELSQKGNTYARQDSVKILIGTWNVGEGRATRGALMSWLGSDVSDVGIVAVGLQEVDMGAGFLAMSTAKETVGVEGSVVGKWWIDAIGNALDERNTFERMGSRQLAGLLISLWVRKDIRTHVGDLDVAAVPCGFGRAIGNKGGVGLRIRVYDRIMCFVNCHLAAHLEAVTRRNADFNHIYRSMVFSKGQSLYTVPAAGASSSAQAQKNNTNTNVITEEEKSDLAAADFVAFFGDFNYRLFGITYDEARDFISHRSFDWLREKDQLRAEMSEGKVFQGMREALITFPPTYKFEKNKPGLGGYDSGEKKRIPAWCDRVIYRDNQSAPFSECNLQCPVVSCTVMYEACMDVTESDHKPVRCKLHANIAHTDKSVRRQELGKIIRSSEKLRSMFEELRYVPETSVSTNNILLQSQDTFIFSITNKSNSSRALFNIVCKGQTVVRDDGGTFGLPRWLEVSPGAGMIKPDASVQVKVHHEDSNTSDESFDGNQQNSSCEEACDKEVTLMVIIQGSCSTRTKSHSIKVRYCFSAAKSVSLAYSKPKPNSATKNQEGSTRYQPESYRGGSTRRG; from the exons atGGACACGGTTATCATCGAACCAGACGAGCGTGAGGCATTATCATCGCTCGTCCCCTCTCATCCACCGCCCCCGCGTAAGACACATTCCTACGTCGAGCAACACGAGCCGAAGCCTCAGCATCACCCGATCCGCAAATACAGCCTCGACGAGGGCTCTAAATCCGCCACTGCCGAACCTGTTTATTTCGACTCCTCCGACGGCCAGTTCTCCACCGAAGCAGTAGCCACCGTAGACGACGGCGGAACTGGTGGCAATGTGGAGGATCACTGTATCATCACCCCTCCTTCGAAACCAGCACCGCAGCATGGTGGTGAGATTGCTGGtcatggaggaggaggaggggaaGAAGATATTGAGCCCCTTCCTGAATTCATGGGGGCGGGAGGTGGTGTAGACGTTTTCAAAGTTCCGGTGCGCGCGGCGGTGAACCCTGGACGCCCGCCGTGTCTCGAGATCCGGCCGCACCCGCTGAGAGAGACTCAAACGGGGAAGTTCCTGAGGAACATTGCTTGCACGGAGAGCCAGCTGTGGGCGGGGCAGGAGAACGGCGTTAGGTTCTGGAACTTGGAGGAAGCGTACGAGGTCGGTTACGGCGTCGGCGGGCAGGTGAGGCGAGGGGACGAGGATACGGCGCCGTTTCATGAATCCGTTGCAATCTCTCCCACCTTGTGTATGATGATCGACCACGGGAACAGGCTTGTGTGGAGCGGCCACAAGGATGGGAAAATCAGGGCTTGGAAAATGGATCAGGCGGTTACTAACACCGCGGAAGATTCGAAGCCTTTCAAGGAACGGCTCTCGTGGCAAGCTCATCGTGGTCCTGTGAATTACATTGTCATTAGCTCATATG GTGATATGTGGTCATGCTCTGATGGGGGATTGATAAAGATATGGACATTTGATTCTTTAGAGAAGTCACTTGTGCTTAAAGCGGAGGAGAAGCATATGGCTGCATTGTTAGTGGAGAGGTCTGGTATTGACCTTAGGAGCCAAGTTACTGTCAATGGTACTTGCAGCATTTCTTCCTCAGATGTCAAGTTTTTGTTAGCTGATACCGTAAGAGCTAAAGTCTGGGCTGTGCAGCATCTCTCATTTTCAATGTG GGATGCTCAGAATAAAGAACTTCTGAAAGTCTTCAATATTGAAGGACAAGTCGAAAACCGTGTGGATGGTGCACCTACGCAAGGTCAACAAGTCGAAGAAACGAAAACAAAGTTCTTCTCCACACCGAAAAAGGATAAATCTCAAGGCTTTCTGCAGAGATCAAGACATGCCATTATGGGAGCTGCGGGAGCTGTTCGTCGAGCCGCTACTAGAAGCACAGGAGCTTTTGCGGAAGATCCTAGGAAAGTAGAAGCTATTGCGATTGCGGCAGATGGATCGATTTGGACTGGAAGCATGAACGGTGTAATTGCTCAGTGGGACGGAAATGGAAACCGCTTGCGCGAAGTAAATCATCATCAGCAGGCTGTTCTGTGCTTTTGCACTTTCGGTGATCGAATATATGTGGGTTATGCAAGTGGTTACATCCAGATTTTGGATCTTGCTGGAAAGCTAGTTGCAAGCTGGGTTTCGCATAATGAACCTGTGATAAAGCTAGCAGCAGGTGGTGGTTTCATTTTTAGTTTAGCCACTCATGGTGGTGTGAGAGGATGGTATGTGACATCACCAGGACCTCTAGATAGCGTGATCCGAACGGAATTGTCTCAAAAGGGGAATACATATGCCCGACAAGACAGTGTTAAGATCTTGATCGGTACCTGGAATGTTGGTGAAGGACGAGCTACAAGGGGAGCCCTTATGTCTTGGCTGGGCTCTGATGTTTCAGATGTTGGCATTGTCGCTGTGGGGTTGCAAGAGGTGGATATGGGGGCGGGTTTCCTTGCCATGTCTACTGCTAAGGAAACG GTAGGGGTTGAAGGAAGTGTTGTGGGGAAATGGTGGATTGATGCAATCGGAAATGCACTGGATGAGAGAAACACTTTCGAACGTATGGGTTCAAGGCAATTAGCGGGACTGCTAATATCTCTATG ggtgaggaaggatatTAGAACACATGTCGGAGATCTTGATGTTGCAGCAGTTCCATGTGGCTTTGGCCGCGCCATTGGCAACAAG ggagGTGTGGGCTTGAGAATCAGAGTTTATGATCGGATTATGTGCTTTGTGAACTGTCACTTGGCTGCTCACTTGGAGGCAGTTACTCGGAGAAACGCAGATTTCAATCACATATACCGTTCAATGGTCTTCTCCAAAGGACAAAGTTTATATACTGTTCCCGCTG CCGGTGCTTCATCATCTGCCCAAGCACAAAAGAATAACACT AATACAAACGTCATCACTGAAGAGGAGAAATCTGACTTAGCAGCAGCAGACTTTGTTGCATTTTTTGGCGACTTCAATTATAGGTTGTTCGGTATAACCTACGACGAGGCGAGGGACTTCATTTCACACCGATCATTTGATTGGCTCAGAGAGAAAGACCAACTCAGGGCAGAGATGAGCGAAGGAAAAGTATTCCAAGGAATGCGTGAGGCGTTGATCACCTTTCCCCCAACTTACAAATTTGAAAAGAACAAGCCAGGCCTTGGAG GGTATGATTCAGGGGAGAAAAAGCGTATACCTGCGTGGTGTGACAGAGTTATATACAGAGATAACCAATCAGCCCCATTTTCTGAGTGCAATTTGCAGTGCCCTGTAGTTTCTTGTACTGTAAT GTATGAAGCTTGCATGGATGTGACCGAGAGTGATCACAAACCTGTGCGCTGCAAACTTCATGCCAACATAGCTCACACCGATAAATCTGTGCGAAGACAGGAGCTGGGGAAAATAATAAGGTCCAGTGAGAAACTCAGATCCATGTTCGAGGAACTAAGATACGTTCCGGAAACATCAGTGAGTACAAACAACATTCTACTTCAGAGTCAGGACACGTTCATCTTTTCAATCACAAACAAGTCAAACTCGAGTAGAGCCCTCTTCAACATCGTCTGCAAGGGTCAGACTGTTGTTAGAGATGACGGAGGCACCTTCGGTCTCCCTCGCTGGCTCGAG GTTTCTCCAGGAGCTGGTATGATAAAACCAGACGCTTCAGTACAGGTGAAGGTTCATCATGAAGACTCAAACACCTCGGATGAGTCCTTTGATGGCAATCAACAAAACTCATCGTGTGAAGAAGCTTGTGACAAAGAAGTGACCCTGATGGTGATCATCCAGGGAAGCTGCTCGACTAGAACAAAAAGCCACTCTATCAAAGTCCGCTACTGCTTCTCCGCAGCCAAATCAGTGAGTCTCGCTTAttccaaacccaaacccaacAGCGCCACAAAGAACCAAGAGGGTTCCACTCGTTACCAGCCAGAGAGTTACCGCGGTGGAAGCACCAGACGGGGTTGA